A region from the Nocardioides coralli genome encodes:
- the hppD gene encoding 4-hydroxyphenylpyruvate dioxygenase, which produces MTDSTLTVLTHEEEQAGLTLDQLKQLVGLVEYDASKDPFPVTAMDAVGFVVGNATQTATFYQLAFGMELEAYRGPETGSRDAKSYVLRSGSARFVFTGGVSPDSPVLDHHRKHGDGVVDLALEVPDVDKCIEHARSVGATVLEEPHDVSDEHGTVRMAAIATYGETRHTLVDRSRYEGPYLPGYVARETTVARREGHPKRLFQAIDHCVGNVELGRMDEWVAFYNKVLGFTNMAEFIGDDIATDYSALMSKVVASGNHRVKFPLNEPAVAKKKSQIDEYLEFYDGAGCQHIALATNDILRSVDILRDNGIEFLETPDSYYDDPELRARIGEVRVPIEELKKRKILVDRDEDGYLLQIFTKPMGDRPTVFYEFIERHGSLGFGKGNFKALFEAIEREQEARGNL; this is translated from the coding sequence ATGACTGACTCGACGCTGACGGTGCTCACCCACGAAGAGGAGCAGGCCGGCCTCACCCTCGACCAGCTCAAGCAGCTGGTGGGCCTGGTCGAGTACGACGCGAGCAAGGACCCGTTCCCGGTGACGGCGATGGACGCGGTGGGCTTCGTGGTCGGCAACGCCACCCAGACCGCGACCTTCTACCAGCTCGCCTTCGGCATGGAGCTGGAGGCCTACCGCGGCCCCGAGACCGGCTCCCGCGACGCCAAGTCCTACGTGCTGCGCTCGGGCTCGGCGCGCTTCGTCTTCACCGGGGGCGTCTCCCCGGACAGCCCGGTGCTCGACCACCACCGCAAGCACGGCGACGGCGTCGTCGACCTCGCCCTGGAGGTCCCCGACGTCGACAAGTGCATCGAGCACGCCCGCTCCGTCGGGGCCACGGTCCTCGAGGAGCCCCACGACGTCTCCGACGAGCACGGCACCGTGCGGATGGCCGCCATTGCGACGTACGGCGAGACCCGCCACACCCTCGTGGACCGGTCGCGCTACGAGGGCCCCTACCTGCCCGGCTACGTCGCCCGGGAGACCACCGTGGCGCGCCGCGAGGGTCACCCCAAGCGGCTCTTCCAGGCCATCGACCACTGCGTCGGCAACGTCGAGCTCGGTCGGATGGACGAGTGGGTCGCGTTCTACAACAAGGTCCTCGGCTTCACGAACATGGCCGAGTTCATCGGCGACGACATCGCCACCGACTACTCCGCGCTGATGTCGAAGGTGGTCGCGTCGGGCAACCACCGGGTGAAGTTCCCCCTCAACGAGCCGGCCGTCGCGAAGAAGAAGTCGCAGATCGACGAGTACCTCGAGTTCTACGACGGTGCCGGCTGCCAGCACATCGCGCTGGCGACCAACGACATCCTGCGCAGCGTCGACATCCTGCGCGACAACGGCATCGAGTTCCTCGAGACCCCCGACTCCTACTACGACGACCCCGAGCTGCGGGCCCGGATCGGCGAGGTCCGGGTGCCGATCGAGGAGCTGAAGAAGCGCAAGATCCTCGTCGACCGCGACGAGGACGGCTACCTGCTCCAGATCTTCACCAAGCCGATGGGTGACCGGCCGACGGTCTTCTACGAGTTCATCGAGCGCCATGGCTCGCTCGGCTTCGGCAAGGGCAACTTCAAGGCCCTCTTCGAGGCGATCGAGCGCGAGCAGGAGGCCCGCGGCAACCTCTGA
- a CDS encoding IclR family transcriptional regulator, protein MATETSQTLDRGLRALLALAGAPEGLTVTELAAAIGVNRTVVYRLVATLEQHALVHRDRRGRLHVGLGLLHLGAAVQPVLREVAAPVLRQLAETSGCTAHLTVAEGEEALALAVVEPSWTDFHVSYRVGARHPLGRGAAGKAILSLRQTDAPAYVVTVGELEAGARGIAAGIRGTEGLEASVGLVTLADLDVERLGPLVAAAAAELASRLG, encoded by the coding sequence ATGGCGACCGAGACGTCGCAGACGCTCGACCGGGGGCTGCGGGCCCTGCTCGCCCTGGCCGGTGCGCCGGAGGGGCTGACCGTCACCGAGCTCGCCGCCGCGATCGGTGTCAACCGCACGGTCGTCTACCGCCTCGTCGCCACCCTCGAGCAGCACGCGCTGGTCCACCGCGACCGGCGCGGCCGGCTCCATGTCGGCCTCGGGTTGCTGCACCTGGGGGCCGCCGTGCAGCCGGTGCTCCGCGAGGTCGCCGCCCCGGTGCTGCGGCAGCTGGCCGAGACCTCGGGCTGCACCGCCCACCTGACCGTCGCCGAGGGCGAGGAGGCGCTGGCGCTGGCGGTCGTCGAGCCGTCGTGGACCGACTTCCACGTCAGCTACCGGGTCGGGGCACGCCACCCGCTGGGCCGCGGCGCCGCCGGCAAGGCCATCCTGTCGCTGCGACAGACCGATGCGCCGGCGTACGTCGTGACGGTGGGCGAGCTGGAGGCAGGCGCCCGGGGGATCGCGGCGGGCATCCGCGGCACGGAGGGGCTGGAGGCCAGCGTCGGGCTGGTCACCCTGGCCGACCTCGACGTCGAACGTCTCGGTCCGCTGGTCGCCGCGGCCGCGGCCGAGCTCGCGTCACGTCTCGGCTGA
- a CDS encoding Lrp/AsnC family transcriptional regulator, translating to MGAEMDDLDGRLIEIFTHEPRIGVLEASRRLGVARGTVQARLDRLVASGVITGWGPELSPEALGFPVTGFLTLEIRQGAGHDAVATHLAGIPEVLEAYTITGAGDMWARVVARSNADLQRVIDLVLADPGIERSTTVIALAGQIGHRVLPLARAAVAGGTPSAET from the coding sequence ATGGGAGCCGAGATGGACGACCTCGACGGCAGATTGATCGAGATCTTCACGCACGAGCCCCGCATCGGGGTGCTGGAGGCGTCGCGCCGTCTCGGCGTGGCCCGGGGCACCGTGCAGGCCCGGCTCGACCGGTTGGTCGCCAGCGGGGTGATCACGGGCTGGGGACCCGAGCTCTCCCCCGAGGCGCTCGGCTTCCCGGTGACGGGATTCCTGACCCTGGAGATCCGACAGGGCGCGGGCCACGACGCGGTCGCGACCCACCTGGCCGGCATCCCCGAGGTGCTGGAGGCCTACACGATCACGGGTGCCGGCGACATGTGGGCGCGCGTCGTCGCGCGCTCCAACGCGGATCTGCAGCGCGTGATCGACCTGGTGCTGGCCGACCCCGGGATCGAACGGTCGACGACGGTGATCGCCCTGGCCGGGCAGATCGGCCACCGGGTGCTGCCGCTGGCGCGCGCGGCGGTCGCGGGTGGGACACCGTCAGCCGAGACGTGA